The genome window acggatctggttgtaatttggcatggatatagaacaaagtctggaagaccacatagactactaaataacttttgtttttaattccgcgtggatggAGTCGCGTGAGACAACTAGTCCATAATAAAATCTTGGTTAATATGCAAGAATTTAGTTAAACGGTGgcgtagaataaaaaaatacagatacaaaatataacaatatattttaatgttaacaatatCTGAACCGTCACCAAAAGTACGATTACGAAGGCCATAAACACAGATATGACTTGTGATACTTACAAAACCCTCAATCCGTTTCATGAAAATAGCATTCGGTGAGCTGCAAAACATAAAGATCGTAAAGAGAAAACATGTAAACAGGGCCGGCCTCGGTTgctaaaaatatctaatatttagGAATATTTCGGCCCGACCCCAGCCGCTAAGCCGTTATGCTaacaatatgaataaatatttaaataattttctaaaatatttttttctagtgattttaattgaaataatagttGTAGTATcatatacatacaaattgtatgcgattgtattaaaattcacaaaatattcaAGAAAATTCTATCTTTCAGTGACTCTAGTACTAGGTACTATTCGTGTTATCTAAGTGTTCTTAACACAGCGCAAGGGTCTCGCACTTAGAAACTTAATTGGCCTATTTCCGCGCGCTAAGCGAACACACATTTACGAGTAAGAAGACTAGGTTACTCTACATTTATACCTCTAgctgtgagtttccactgccgataCAACTATTACCTTaactttttcaaaaagaatgaGAGAGGTTCGGGTTCTTCGGTAGTGTCTTTAGAATATTTCTTTTAGTACGTTGCCGTATTTCAATTAACTGCTGTTACGATTTTTTACGAGTTATGCTTTATAACGCTGCTCTATAGTTTAGTAGATTATTGACTTATACTTTTTTAGTTAGAGGACTTAAAAATCAAAGTTAGGATAATCACGAATAACAACAAACAGTCCCACGGGTCAGTATAAAAAGTGGTTttgtagtttatattatttttacatacattagAGCGAGTGATTCGCACGGCCGCACTATAAATATACATCTACTCACACCCGCGCACCCATTCCCGGCACCATTCCAATCCCGCGGGATCACGCGTCCACCAGCTCTATTTTAAGCTCCAGTTTCACGTACACCCACCGTATGACAGTTTCGCACTAAACATTCACTCTTAGAACTCTGAGACTAATAAATGTAGCACTTACGttagttaaaacatatttaatatcacaTTAAACTAATACTGCGATTATTCATTCTTTAACGTAATTAGCATTTCATAAGTCTAAAAGCGAGCAATTTACGACATATAGATATTCTTAAAAcgttactaaaataaaaaaaatgctttggAAACACTTACTAGTTACTGGTTGCTGGATGCGTTCCCTCTTTTACGCATTATTTTCAGATAGTTATATGTCATTCAGTTAGTAAATACAACAGAATAAAATAGTGcaggtttaaaaaataaaaccaatattAGAGGAATAACCTTTATATTCATTTCTGTTTCATAGTTTCACTCTTAACTATGCGCTTAAGGCTACATTACACCGTGTGCGGTATCCAACGTCATGTCATTTTGCAAACAAcgaaaaacgtaataaaaaccGTTCagtttcctttttaatttcgaataaCTCGATTTGCACTTCCAAAGTAAACAATAGGCAGAAATAGTGAAAAATGTATATGGATCTTTATTGGTCTCAAGTGTTCAGGTATACACAGATGACATCCGGCTCCGAAGGACcaaaagataattattttctcCAATTAAATACCAGcagaatatattaattatttggctattctattttatttatagccattgattaaatattttttttatattaacatccCAGAAAAATGGAAAAGAGTCCTTTCTTTGTAGGTTTTAGGACCCGGGTGtcaaaatttgataaatagacaataatttacatctagtcatatataaaaactacatgtactcgatttaataatttaatataggtTTTCCTATTTTTAACGTTCCTATATTTTAGATAACTGCAAGTGAAGTGTCTTCAAACTAGAACATTCAAACAGTAGGGTAGTACAATATTAACGGCGGTAGgtaaaatttgacaaatatcattttcaaacttcaacattataaaaaaaacttaccacATACTAATATCATCTAAAAACCCTTTTGATTCCTTTAGATCACTATAAAGAGGTATTTTCGATTTCTTTTTCtccaaaattttatcaaagccTTTTTAAAGAAGATACAATGCCTAAGTACCGATTCAGACGCCATTTTCGttcacacaaaataaaatattttataaattgtactaTTTACAACACTTGCACTGTtcgaatatttaatacattggtaacgaaacaaattaaaaagctacaatatttaatgcaaattGTGATGATTTAAAATCGAAtagtaatgaaaattaataattactatgaaCATTTCAACTTCAACACACGGcatgtgaaataatttatacgatataatgtaaaaatataacactatTTTTGTCATTCTCTGAAGCTCGTAATGTGGAAAAAGCCCACCtaatattcataataaaataatcaatcaataaaataaatcagaaaCACAAAGAGCCTTCGCACAGTAGACTTGGTAAAGCGTATCGTGAGCTTGATGTCTTTCTGGGACCGGTTACTGTCACCGACCATTTATGAAATTAGTCACTTTACGATCGATCATTTCACGATCGATCGGTGACAAAGAGATATGGCGCTAAGGTACCACAAAGAATAGAAAGTACTAAACATTTATAGCATATCTGTACTATTTCTTGTCAGAAATACGCCATGCTAacgatattatttaattacatctcATACGCGAATCCACTCTcactaacaatataataattattcaaaacatatatctgcagtgtaataataattaaagcaaacaaaaatcaatgacaaaaaaaatctcaaatatttaatattactaaaaacaCATCGCTAATACTTAGCATTATACTTTTTCGTACacaaaatatgtcatttgATCTTAAACTACGTGCCTAAAACGCCGCTATTGACTTGTACAAAGTTCAAATAACATTCAATCAGCGGCGACCCATCATTCTGGTGccaaaaaactttataacttgTTAGCACATCACAGATCAATATATTACTAATGAAATTGTGTGAATCATATCGTTAGAACTAATAGCAGTCATGTTTAAATCCTAAAACTCacaaaggaaaattaaaacaaagtaaaacaaatattaaatgttacaattaGGTTGGGTTTTGACTGCaatctttcatatttatatctcacttttttcaaagagaatgtaagGGACAATATATGTCACTGCAGAATAATCCCACAGCAATACATAacgaaaatgtcaaaaaaatacataatgtaaaaattatgaaaaaaaattataattttggtaaattgaaaatagataagtattttatataataatttaaagtatttaaaattcataattacAAATACCAGTtacaattatgaaaaataatcgAAGACATGACGACAGCGGGATTACTCATAtgatgcaataaaaataaatttaccacGCAAACAGGATGCATTAAATTTGTTACCTCCCGTTAAAAACTTACTGAATCACAGTTCTGGAATATCAAAgcaattttgttatttctttcgATTAAGATGTTTGTAGTTAAGAACAAATAAGAGAAGAAAAAGTAGGGTAAAAGTTCCAGTAACTGGCTATacaagaaaaaattcaatataaaacaacaaacttaaaaaaaaattataatactaattTGCTTACTTCGAACAAGTCAAGGTTCAAATCTATAATGATTTCGAAAAAACACTTGAGTCATACTTCAAACTCGCGGAGAATTTATCCCGAGAGCAGGTAAAACGACATGATTCACACAATCTCGACGAGGCCAAAACTGTTACACATACtgcatttatttaaaccatttttttatgaaaaaaaaaatctaaatattaattactttacaaaCAGACTAATTTGAAAAGGTCTCAGAAAGGTTTCCAAACATATAGTGAAAaagtaatcaaaattaaattagatgtgtaatttaaatcaatggTATTTAAATctagtaacaaacattttatttttaaacttaaaaataaatataatactttattacAGACACAAATCATTCATTGTAGTTACTAGTTTAAATAAGTGAATGAAACAAGCATTAAATGTGAATGGTGATTCGTGAATTAATGCATACTTACAAAAAAGCGTTGTATAAATGActataaaaggtttttttattgaaaatagttttaaatttgcaaTATTTAGCATAAATGCAATATGTGTACATGTCCCACAAATCCAATCGACTAAACCAACAAACTTACATCTTGCACCGCATGCCCATTaagtatacaaataatttacaactatcattatatttatcacCTTAAAAAACCTACATAACACAATATCTCACCTTAAAACTATATCAAAAGCTAATTCCAATTTGGCTTCTTTCAAGTTGAACCATAATTATgtcttgttatatttaatctatataaaaaaatgccttATTTTGGTATAGCTGTTACTAAAAATcatatatttctatttgttttttttttatattatatatgtggTCACAACTAACTCTAACTCGATTGAGCAATAATAGTTTGTCCGTCTGTCTATGTGTATGTATAGCTAATATCTTacataattgttacaataattCATTTAGGCTTTGTGTAATAATAACTGAGATCTGTCCATATGTTCTTTAGTTTCTTCATATCAATACTGgttataaatatctttaagtctgttcatttaaaacatgagATTTCATTTAAAGTATAATGAATGTGTGTACACATTTAAAttcacaataataataaatagtaatagaGCATTAATggcatttaaaacatttttgaacatTTATCCCTGGTCAATTATTGGGTTAGGTACCCTAAAACTGCTATGATGAAGATGAGAATGGCCAGCAATAATCAGATACAGATAGTGTAAAATTTTGAGCCAGGGCCTACcttatacattttgtattgaaaGCTAATGCTCACTGGGAGGTCCACGACAAAAgggtactaaataaaataaacgggTACTATAAGATACCATAAGGTtcctgtaattaaaaatttagcgagaaaaaaatcacaaataaattgatgttTGGTTATCCCTAGATGGTAGaccatagaataaataaacctATAATCTAGGATTCCTTCAAATATTCCTTTTTCCTAAAGGGTTCCATAGTCCAAAAAAAATCTGCATTAGTTCAACATCGTTGCacaactttgttttttacttaaataaaatctcaTGTTTAATTGAACAGaacaaatgttatattaaaacttatactTTATCGTACAGTCGTTCGCATGAGAAATCAAGTTTTAGATcgtaataaaatctttttggtTTCGTCATGCATCCGAAAATACgcttaaacattataaataaatacaagacATAAATTAATAGTTCACCTTTTTGTTACAAACGCGAGCAAAACGCTTTATTCAATGTGCAATGTTTGTTTCTattaacaatacaataacaatCCTTTCCCTTCACTATAAACCATCCCAAACAAAGAaagactaaaaaaataataattttggaaGACAGACCAAATACATAACGAAAAAAGACAACTTTAGTAGtcatcattttcattttttttttaattaaaatgtacgaAGGTTTTATTGATCACTTTGAAAGTGTGAAccaaatacatattataacataatttaaaaagatttcataCTTTTAAAGTCATCAGTTGACATACAACAAGCCGCCGTTTTGGCTAATCTAtaacgaaaatataaaataataataactaacctttttaataaatgcaaCTATGGCAATCCAACGCATATATCACAAtccaataacaattttatattcacttCACAGTTCCAACACAACACTAATCTCACGAAACAAACTTGCACATTACCTTATTGTACAAAAACCACCACTCAAATGGAATAATATCCTTAATATTAATCCATATCCATAACAGTATCTCTTTCAAcccatttacaatttaatccTAAtcgtttgaatttataattcatttatctGAATGcatctttatatatttgtgtaatatatgtttatttatataatttttatttgtacctGCTTTGAACAATGATTTAATGTTGtttgtgttaaatttaatttcttattcaatatcaaattaactttggaattttttacaaagggctactttgtaaaaaaaaaaatagatctaATCTCTAATATGAAGCGAATATCAATATTTGtaccatacattttttttcctcattaataaaaatatcactaaCCTATTTTACACATAAATAAGGGTCGTTAACATTTGAGTGGTGGTTtgtacaataacataaaaagcGGCGCACGTCGGGGCGACAAACTGCGAGTCGCAAATTCACTGCGATACAGTCACAAGTCGCGTTCTTGTGACTGGCCTTAAGACGCGTATAGTTGCGACTATTGACACGCTATCACTGTTCAAGTCACGACTGGTCACAAATCACAACTAGTCACAACTAATCATCACAAGTCATGACTGGTCACAAGTTGCGACTATTCGCATGTCGGGCGTCGCTTGCCGCAAGTGGCGACACGCCGAGTGTCGCTCGAAGGCCTCAAAAGAAGCCGATCAACTCCTACTCGATGCTCGTCCGGGGACCATCGATAGGCATCGTGTGGAGAACTTCGTCGAGCAGTTGGAGTGCTCTGGAATtaccaaaaattttaattaatacatagtCCACTAGTACCTAAATATATTGCAATCATAAATTATGTAGCCATGTTACCTATGTAGATGCACTTCTACCCAACAGGGTGTCTCCTTGATGGAGGTCCGGGGATAGTCCGGGCCCCAACCCTTGACAAAGGACAGCCGCACGATGCACAATCGTCTTAAATCATCCACGCCTATACCAGCCGCTGCTGTCAAACCTGTATGGATGCTCATATTATTATTGCCGAAGGTATACATTTACGGATGTTAAGTGGAGGGCCTTGTATATATCTTACACTTGTTCATGCCGGGGTGAGCGGGTTGTATATGACCGGCGACGGCTGCAGCCTGCGCCGCGGCCGCTGCCTGCGCGGTCGCCGCCTGCGTCTGCATCTGTCTGTGACACTGTCTCAGGTCGAACACCTAAACAATACAACTGATTTTTATTGTTCGATGAATAGGAAGGTATTAACCGTGGGGAGTTTGAATAGTTTCTTTTTACATTCATCATTCGCTCGCGACTAGTCGCTTAGTGGAAAAAggatttaatcttactaatattatatttacgaatatttagatggatggatggatggaaatttgacacagattaggttattttttaattctgtgggGATAGAGTAGCGGTCGATAGTtagttacttataaatgtatataccTTAATACAAGCGGAGGGGTATATCTTGTGTACGGCGTCACCGGGGGCGCGGCCTGCCTCGCGGTCCAGGTAGTATGACTGCACGAAGACAGAGTGGTCTGACAGGCAACGCAGCCACACGTCACCCTCGCCCCGCAGGTCTAGCTGCACACCCTTGCCTATGTGCAGTCTGACACCAACAACACAATCACTTAACCATAGACAACCATAGAACTTTCTAGAATATATAATTGAAGAATCATATTCTGCGAGGAGTGGcactaattataaaaaaaaacaaaagtgcAATCTACTagtaatactttaaaattatataaacaaacaacagTCAAAAATATACAAGGCTAATGCCTCGCGATTTTTtttcgcttatagaggttggTCGAGACCGGATAATGTATCTCACTTATAGAAATTTCTCAATGatccaggttcaactgtattttaaaatcatctcACCTCGCTCTCTCGCTTTGTTCCGTTCTATGGACATTACTTAGAGCACCGAGACAGAATCTGTTCCCACCGGATGGATCAACATATCCATCcacctgaaataaaaaacattgaaatcacaaaacaatacaacacattaatagatatataattataactcGAGACACAAAAGTGGATTTGTTCTaagaaatcttatatatataaaagaaagtcgtgttagttacactatttataactcaagaccggtggaactgatttagctgaaaattgatggggaggtagcttagaactaggagacggacataggaacttttttatcttgtgtgcatttttttattccgcgcggacggagtcgcgggtaaaagctagtttgttcTATATGCCGTCTTTTCATATTACAAACAGACGGTAGTAACAATCTATTGGTTTCCCTCAATACATACCCTCACTTTAAGTAAAGTTACATCCAATTTTGTGTCtctaatttaatgaatttctttACTTTACACTCACAGTGACATTAGGTCTACTCGACGGGACCTTAAATGTTTCTCCGACTTGAGTGTCCAATTCGAAATACGCGACCGAACACCAGTATTCCGGTGCCGGCTGACTAGACAGTAGACCTCCGGGATTTCCATTatctagaaaaataaaattgttccgtcttaaactttgtaaaaaaaaccttgtaaatataaattttttattttgaatacgtacagtaatgatgatgatggggCGGGGCATCTACAGGTACGGGCGGGGCGGCGGGGGGCGGGGCCAGGCTCTGCGTGTACGTCAGCGTATTGTTGCCAGTCCATGTTCCTGTACATTCAAAATTAgcataaattatgaaatatatcacaaaataaacgttttaactagacttttaaatatgcaaagatttttatataataaaattaaaaaaaaaatcgttatcaGCAATTTTATCAAAGCACATTACCATCCCTCatctttattataacatattaataaaattggattgtctgtatgtaatattaaaaaaaatatatgtatctCGTATAACTTTCAAAGATTTTCtctatctgtctgtctgtctgccgCAATGCCGTCGAGTGACCGCTAGCATTTCAATATAAGCTTCACAAATTTCACAGTAATTGCTACTATTTGTTGTTAACCTTGTTGATGCTGATTTTGTGTGCGGTGTGGGATGGGACTTGGCTGCGGAGGGGGGCTGGTGGCGCTGGCGAAGCCGTTCTGCTGACTCTCCGCTGTAGGTGTCTGCACACCCGGTACTGGGCCCACTGACGACACCGCCGGAACTGATACTGTGCCTACTGAAATACCAAGGACATATCATTATGCAAAGTAACTAAAGtgtaatggatggatggatgtttgaaggtatctctggaacggatcaacgaatcttgatgaaatttggtacaaatgtAGATAATGATGTCCTCGATGGCGAACTTTGCTATCTTGCTATCTCCAAGAGTGCGATCGGAGATGACTAACAAATCCGAACTAGTTTTGAAGGACTttaaacatagtctggacgaacacataggctacttattaagttttttttttaattccgcgcggacggagtcgcgggagacaCCTAGTTATTGAACATGAAGAGAAGCAATAGTCTAATTTTcctgtattattaataagtagtcttGCTTATTGTGTTATATCTCTGAGCAGATATTAGGAGATTTCAAAAAACTTACTACTCAATTCCAAATGGAGTATGTTCCgtcataaaacaataattatttagttaatatgaattttctaaattttttttttataatttacctgGCATTGTTTGTGTCATTTGGGTGTCAGCTGAAGTCTGTTCATTAGTAAAGAAAGTAGTGGTAGACCCATCTATAAGCGGCGTTGTACCCCCAGGGGACATACTAACTGGCATGGTGGCTAAAATGCAACAATTCATATAAAGGTCactttatcaaaaaaatataatcaaaacaaccatttaaaaaaaagtagttacAGAAAAGGCGACATAATCgtgcaaaataaaacaataagctTACAATGATTCATTCTCTTAGGCAGCCACATTGCGCGCGCGTCCATTGTGTCGGGAGGCTCCAATTTAGGGGCAATCGCTCTTTGTTGTCCCATTACCATTTGCTGGGGACTAGGTATAGACATTCCTTGACTTATGTTCGGCATCTGCGGCGTCCCCGGGGACATCTGAGTGGGAGCAGATGCCATTCGCGGTGATGCCATTTGTGGAACGTTTGTTCCCATTTGTGGTGTCCCAGGACCCATTTGTGGTGTGCCGGGTCCCATCTGAGGCGTTCCGGGTCCCATCTGAGGTGTTCCAGGTCCAATTTGAGGTGTTCCGGGTCCCATCTGTGGTGTCCCCGACCTCATTTGTGGGTTGCCTTGCATTTGGGATTGATGATTTGTCATCATTTGCTGTGCATTCGGGGAGTGGATCATCTGCTGTGTGAGCTGTGGTGGACCGCCCGGTGGCCGGATAGGCGGTCTCGGTCCGTGCGGTGAAAACA of Papilio machaon chromosome 18, ilPapMach1.1, whole genome shotgun sequence contains these proteins:
- the LOC106721123 gene encoding mothers against decapentaplegic homolog 4 isoform X2, whose translation is MNTTAPTSADACLSIVHSLMCHRQGGESEGFSKRAIESLVKKLKEKRDELDSLITAITTNGAHPSKCVTIQRTLDGRLQVAGRKGFPHVIYARIWRWPDLHKNELKHVKFCQFAFDLKCDSVCVNPYHYERVVSPGIDLSGLTLQSGPSRLVKDEYTAGLSGNGMDMDTGELVTIQHHATSPRHHHTSMPHHHQQFQTTNIILNQGQTPEGVPNMFSPHGPRPPIRPPGGPPQLTQQMIHSPNAQQMMTNHQSQMQGNPQMRSGTPQMGPGTPQIGPGTPQMGPGTPQMGPGTPQMGPGTPQMGTNVPQMASPRMASAPTQMSPGTPQMPNISQGMSIPSPQQMVMGQQRAIAPKLEPPDTMDARAMWLPKRMNHSTMPVSMSPGGTTPLIDGSTTTFFTNEQTSADTQMTQTMPVGTVSVPAVSSVGPVPGVQTPTAESQQNGFASATSPPPQPSPIPHRTQNQHQQGTWTGNNTLTYTQSLAPPPAAPPVPVDAPPHHHHYYNGNPGGLLSSQPAPEYWCSVAYFELDTQVGETFKVPSSRPNVTVDGYVDPSGGNRFCLGALSNVHRTEQSERARLHIGKGVQLDLRGEGDVWLRCLSDHSVFVQSYYLDREAGRAPGDAVHKIYPSACIKVFDLRQCHRQMQTQAATAQAAAAAQAAAVAGHIQPAHPGMNKCLTAAAGIGVDDLRRLCIVRLSFVKGWGPDYPRTSIKETPCWVEVHLHRALQLLDEVLHTMPIDGPRTSIE
- the LOC106721123 gene encoding mothers against decapentaplegic homolog 4 isoform X1, with protein sequence MMTMNTTAPTSADACLSIVHSLMCHRQGGESEGFSKRAIESLVKKLKEKRDELDSLITAITTNGAHPSKCVTIQRTLDGRLQVAGRKGFPHVIYARIWRWPDLHKNELKHVKFCQFAFDLKCDSVCVNPYHYERVVSPGIDLSGLTLQSGPSRLVKDEYTAGLSGNGMDMDTGELVTIQHHATSPRHHHTSMPHHHQQFQTTNIILNQGQTPEGVPNMFSPHGPRPPIRPPGGPPQLTQQMIHSPNAQQMMTNHQSQMQGNPQMRSGTPQMGPGTPQIGPGTPQMGPGTPQMGPGTPQMGPGTPQMGTNVPQMASPRMASAPTQMSPGTPQMPNISQGMSIPSPQQMVMGQQRAIAPKLEPPDTMDARAMWLPKRMNHSTMPVSMSPGGTTPLIDGSTTTFFTNEQTSADTQMTQTMPVGTVSVPAVSSVGPVPGVQTPTAESQQNGFASATSPPPQPSPIPHRTQNQHQQGTWTGNNTLTYTQSLAPPPAAPPVPVDAPPHHHHYYNGNPGGLLSSQPAPEYWCSVAYFELDTQVGETFKVPSSRPNVTVDGYVDPSGGNRFCLGALSNVHRTEQSERARLHIGKGVQLDLRGEGDVWLRCLSDHSVFVQSYYLDREAGRAPGDAVHKIYPSACIKVFDLRQCHRQMQTQAATAQAAAAAQAAAVAGHIQPAHPGMNKCLTAAAGIGVDDLRRLCIVRLSFVKGWGPDYPRTSIKETPCWVEVHLHRALQLLDEVLHTMPIDGPRTSIE